The Syngnathus typhle isolate RoL2023-S1 ecotype Sweden linkage group LG6, RoL_Styp_1.0, whole genome shotgun sequence genome has a window encoding:
- the LOC133155422 gene encoding SH2B adapter protein 2 produces MNGAAAPGSPELSSSCPLPDWREFCELHARASAADFADKFQRFLSENPCYDSPGADASFSQHFAQHFLECFSAALSQARQNRASSPGEDGFSIAPKYSIVPFLGIQGCPLSYSHELYHRRKDAGASSESLDSMDSGGGGIEGRGGGGAAPGTRGPQPTHKVSALGQSRSSEDVSVSHPKARFKKGFSLRNMSLCVVDGVKEMWHRRASPEPDGPPRKSNGTGGAGAGTAGGETTTAGGEKWSQKLRLPRSCQGHKAEMLEIQREGALRYMVADDTNCMGAAQWQKCRLLLRKSKRDEGAERFLLEFYVPPKSSKAKVSIPLTAIVEVRTTMPLEMPDKDNTFVLKVENGGEYILETIDSLQKNSWVADIQDCIDPGDSGDDIELASCPHGQASSKDCSMVASCSCELLSEGAYPAPERLCAAAVVAAAAAEHYSAPSVRCREPPFTQHPSHMPLERFLQSPEAQGANPAAAGCAGGGEGSKDSEGDASLAGYPWFHGTLSRVRAAQLVLAGGARSHGLFVIRQSETRPGEYVLTFNFQGKAKHLRLSVNENGQCHVHHLWFHTVSDMLRHFHAHPIPLESGGSADITLRSYVQVQRSANPDVSVPSLVTPPRTDASCRPDSAQPTPHPPGISPSSGPPADAPLSSSSSSSPTALPSLSRSDPGTGGGLQSRSNSSERLLEASSGASEDYQDADGTRRARAVENQYSFY; encoded by the exons ATGAACGGAGCGGCAGCGCCCGGTAGCCCGGAGCTCTCCTCCTCATGCCCGCTGCCTGACTGGCGAGAGTTCTGCGAACTCCACGCCCGAGCCTCGGCCGCGGACTTCGCCGACAAGTTCCAGCGCTTCCTGTCGGAGAACCCGTGCTACGATTCGCCGGGCGCCGACGCCAGCTTCTCTCAACACTTTGCCCAACACTTCTTGGAGTGTTTCTCTGCGGCTCTGAGCCAGGCCCGGCAGAACCGGGCGTCCTCGCCGGGGGAGGACGGCTTTAGCATCGCACCAAAGTACAGCATCGTTCCTTTTCTGGGGATCCAGGGTTGTCCCTTGTCCTACAGCCACGAGCTCTACCACAGACGCAAGGACGCCGGGGCTTCCAGCGAGTCCTTGGACAGCATGGACAGCGGAGGGGGCGGGATAGAAGgcagaggaggaggcggcgccgCGCCCGGTACCCGCGGACCTCAACCCACGCACAAGGTGTCCGCCCTGGGTCAGTCCCGCAGTTCCGAGGACGTGTCGGTGAGCCACCCCAAAGCTCGCTTCAAGAAGGGCTTCTCGCTGAGGAACATGAGCCTGTGCGTGGTGGACGGGGTCAAGGAGATGTGGCATCGCCGCGCTTCCCCCGAGCCCGACGGGCCTCCCAGGAAGTCCAACGGGACCGGAGGAGCAGGGGCCGGAACCGCCGGGGGCGAAACCACCACGGCGGGGGGGGAGAAGTGGTCTCAAAAACTGCGACTGCCGAGAAGCTGCCAGGGCCACAAGGCGGAGATGTTGGAGATCCAGAGGGAGGGGGCGCTCAGGTACATGGTGGCCGACGACACCAACTGCATGGGCGCCGCCCAGTGGCAGAAGTGCCGGCTGCTTTTGAGGAAGAGCAAGAGGGACGAAGGGGCCGAGAGGTTCCTGCTGGAGTTCTACGTGCCGCCCAAG TCTTCCAAAGCCAAGGTGAGCATCCCTTTGACGGCCATTGTGGAGGTACGGACCACCATGCCCCTGGAGATGCCTGACAAAGACAATACGTTTGTCTTAAAG GTGGAGAACGGGGGCGAATACATCCTGGAAACCATCGACTCACTGCAGAAAAACTCTTGGGTCGCTGACATCCAGGACTGCATCGACCCCGG GGACAGCGGCGACGACATCGAGCTGGCGTCCTGTCCTCACGGTCAAGCCTCATCCAAAGACTGCTCCATGGTGGCCTCCTGCAGCTGCGAGCTGCTCTCTGAGG GTGCGTACCCAGCTCCGGAGAGGTTATgcgcggcggcggtggtggcggcggcggcggcggagcatTACAGTGCCCCCTCAGTGCGTTGCAGGGAACCCCCCTTCACCCAGCATCCATCCCACATGCCTTTAGAGCGCTTCCTCCAGTCCCCAGAGGCCCAGGGCGCCAACCCCGCAGCAGCAG GGTGCGCAGGTGGAGGCGAGGGATCCAAGGACTCTGAGGGTGACGCCAGCCTCGCCGGTTACCCGTGGTTCCACGGCACGCTGTCGCGGGTCCGTGCGGCTCAGCTGGTACTGGCGGGCGGGGCCAGGAGCCACGGCCTCTTTGTGATCCGCCAAAGTGAGACGCGGCCCGGCGAGTACGTGCTCACCTTCAACTTCCAGGGCAAAGCCAAG CATCTGCGTCTGTCAGTCAACGAAAACGGCCAGTGCCACGTCCACCATTTATGGTTCCACACCGTGTCGGACATGCTGAGACACTTCCACGCTCACCCCATCCCGCTGGAGTCCGGCGGCTCGGCGGACATCACGCTACGCTCTTACGTTCAAGTGCAGAGGAGCGCTAACCCAG ACGTGAGCGTGCCTTCGCTGGTCACGCCGCCCAGAACAGACGCCAGCTGTCGCCCGGACTCCGCCCAGCCGACTCCTCACCCTCCCGGGATCTCACCCTCTTCCGGCCCCCCGGCCGACGCCCCGCTTTCCTCCAGTAGCTCCTCCTCACCCACCGCCCTGCCCTCCCTCTCCCGCAGCGACCCGGGCACCGGCGGCGGCTTACAGAGTCGTAGCAACAGCTCCGAGCGCCTGCTGGAGGCCTCGAGCGGCGCGTCCGAGGACTATCAGGACGCCGACGGGACCCGACGGGCCCGGGCTGTGGAGAACCAGTACTCTTTCTACTGA
- the dnajc30b gene encoding dnaJ (Hsp40) homolog, subfamily C, member 30b isoform X2: protein MAEVAHKLSKGVYRLSSFRRYSGSRGPVFSHLNPIFRSTQQLRAFCIFIHKPERRRCFSRSYSWTKDSKDDPLYRNRTAYYDILKVSPNATQSQIKTAYYKQSFVFHPDKNPENAESALRFSEISEAYTVLGNKSLRRKYDRGILTITDVHAVERPPSKEPPSGSSGSAQQQQTTSRRFSQTGGRPIYDFDAFFQAHYGEQLQREREMRARRQRDAEAHQKMKRRRIQTKKIEATVALLLLTASIILMSVKF from the exons ATGGCGGAGGTCGCCCACAAGCTGAGCAAAGGAGTTTACCGGTTGTCCAGCTTCAG GAGGTATTCTGGGAGTCGAGGACCTGTTTTCTCTCACCTGAACCCCATCTTCAGGTCAACTCAGCAGCTACGAGCTTTCTGCATCTTCATCCATAAACCAGAGAGACGACGATGTTTCTCCAGGAGCTACAGTTGGACGAAAGACTCAAAAGACGACCCTTTGTACAGAAACAGGACAGCCTATTACGACATCCTCAAAGTGTCCCCCAATGCCACGCAGTCCCAAATCAAGACTGCCTACTACAAGCAGTCGTTCGTCTTTCATCCAGACAAAAACCCAGAGAACGCAGAGTCCGCTTTGCGCTTCTCTGAGATCAGCGAGGCCTACACAGTGCTGGGCAACAAAAGTCTGAGGAGGAAGTACGACCGGGGCATCCTGACCATAACAGATGTCCACGCCGTGGAAAGACCCCCCTCCAAAGAGCCCCCAAGCGGATCCTCAGGATCGGCACAGCAGCAGCAAACCACCTCAAGACGTTTCTCCCAAACAGGCGGGAGGCCCATATATGACTTTGACGCCTTCTTCCAGGCCCACTATGGCGAGCAGCTGCAAAGGGAGCGAGAAATGCGAGCCAGAAGGCAGCGCGACGCAGAGGCCCACCAGAAGATGAAGCGCAGGCGGATCCAGACGAAGAAGATTGAGGCCACGGTGGCCTTGTTGCTGCTGACGGCGAGCATCATTTTGATGAGCGTCAAGTTCTGA
- the dnajc30b gene encoding dnaJ (Hsp40) homolog, subfamily C, member 30b isoform X1: protein MAEVAHKLSKGVYRLSSFSREDFNNYLPAPRRYSGSRGPVFSHLNPIFRSTQQLRAFCIFIHKPERRRCFSRSYSWTKDSKDDPLYRNRTAYYDILKVSPNATQSQIKTAYYKQSFVFHPDKNPENAESALRFSEISEAYTVLGNKSLRRKYDRGILTITDVHAVERPPSKEPPSGSSGSAQQQQTTSRRFSQTGGRPIYDFDAFFQAHYGEQLQREREMRARRQRDAEAHQKMKRRRIQTKKIEATVALLLLTASIILMSVKF, encoded by the exons ATGGCGGAGGTCGCCCACAAGCTGAGCAAAGGAGTTTACCGGTTGTCCAGCTTCAG TAGAGAGGATTTCAACAATTATTTACCTGCACCCAGGAGGTATTCTGGGAGTCGAGGACCTGTTTTCTCTCACCTGAACCCCATCTTCAGGTCAACTCAGCAGCTACGAGCTTTCTGCATCTTCATCCATAAACCAGAGAGACGACGATGTTTCTCCAGGAGCTACAGTTGGACGAAAGACTCAAAAGACGACCCTTTGTACAGAAACAGGACAGCCTATTACGACATCCTCAAAGTGTCCCCCAATGCCACGCAGTCCCAAATCAAGACTGCCTACTACAAGCAGTCGTTCGTCTTTCATCCAGACAAAAACCCAGAGAACGCAGAGTCCGCTTTGCGCTTCTCTGAGATCAGCGAGGCCTACACAGTGCTGGGCAACAAAAGTCTGAGGAGGAAGTACGACCGGGGCATCCTGACCATAACAGATGTCCACGCCGTGGAAAGACCCCCCTCCAAAGAGCCCCCAAGCGGATCCTCAGGATCGGCACAGCAGCAGCAAACCACCTCAAGACGTTTCTCCCAAACAGGCGGGAGGCCCATATATGACTTTGACGCCTTCTTCCAGGCCCACTATGGCGAGCAGCTGCAAAGGGAGCGAGAAATGCGAGCCAGAAGGCAGCGCGACGCAGAGGCCCACCAGAAGATGAAGCGCAGGCGGATCCAGACGAAGAAGATTGAGGCCACGGTGGCCTTGTTGCTGCTGACGGCGAGCATCATTTTGATGAGCGTCAAGTTCTGA
- the bud23 gene encoding probable 18S rRNA (guanine-N(7))-methyltransferase, producing the protein MSSCRRPEHRAPPDVFYNAEEARKYSQNSRMIEIQTQMSERAVELLNLPEDQPSFLLDVGCGSGLSGDYLTEEGHYWVGVDISTAMLDVALDREVEGDLLLGDMGQGMPFRAGTFDGCVSISALQWLCNADKRTHSPPKRLYSFFSTLYSSLSRGARAVFQIYPENSEQLELITSQAMRAGFSGGMVVDYPNSTKAKKFFLCLFAGVTGVLPKGLGSETSDKNVPNQIQYSGQRCRFKNMKGKSAKKSRDWILEKKERRRRQGREVRADTKYTGRQRRPHF; encoded by the exons ATGAGCTCCTGTCGACGACCGGAGCACAGGGCTCCTCCAGATGTG TTTTACAATGCGGAGGAGGCCAGGAAATACTCTCAGAA CTCTCGTATGATCGAGATTCAGACTCAGATGTCGGAGAGAGCCGTGGAACTGTTGAACCTTCCAGAGGACCAGCCAAGCTTCCTGCTGGATGTGGG GTGTGGTTCAGGACTCAGTGGTGACTACCTGACAGAGGAAGGACACTACTGGGTGGGGGTTGACATCAGCACAGCAATGCTGG ATGTGGCACTGGACAGAGAGGTGGAAGGAGATCTTCTACTGGGAGACATGGGCCAAGGGATGCCTTTCCGGGCGGGGACCTTTGACGGCTGCGTTAG TATCTCAGCTCTTCAGTGGCTCTGCAACGCAGACAAGCGCACACACAGTCCTCCCAAGAGACTCTATTCTTTCTTTAGTACTCTCTATTCATCTTTG TCAAGAGGCGCCCGTGCCGTTTTTCAAATCTATCCTGAGAACTCAGAGCAG TTGGAACTGATCACGTCGCAGGCCATGAGGGCGGGCTTCAGCGGTGGCATGGTGGTGGACTACCCCAACAGCACCAAGGCCAAGAA GTTCTTCTTGTGTCTGTTTGCCGGCGTGACGGGTGTCCTGCCCAAG GGTTTGGGCTCCGAAACCTCCGACAAGAACGTCCCCAACCAGATCCAATATTCAGGACAAAG ATGCCGTTTCAAAAACATGAAGGGGAAATCGGCAAAGAAGAGCCGAGATTGGATTCTGGAGAAAAAGGAGAGGAGGCGCAGACAAGGACG GGAGGTGCGGGCTGACACCAAATACACAGGACGTCAGAGGAGACCTCATTTCTAG